In a genomic window of Dyadobacter fermentans DSM 18053:
- a CDS encoding DUF1501 domain-containing protein, producing the protein MEKLLKELQHAELHRQTRRHFLQSAGFGLGALGLGSLLGSCGSSKADAIAGSADPLASPGIPQFAPKAKRVIYIHMAGAPSQLELFDYKPELVKYHGKDCPAEFLEGKKFAFIQGVPKMLGPQGQFGQYGQSGAWLSDYVPYLQTVADEITFLKAMHTDQFNHAPAQLLLHTGSARLGRPSLGAWAVYGLGSENRNLPGFIVLASGGRQPDAGKSVYGSGFLPSVYQGVQCRTGGDPVLYVTDPNGMNRNIRKKTIEAINEINRQTYEDVQDPEILTRISQYEMAFRMQMSVPEVMDVSKEPQFILDMYGVKAGEGSFGMNCLLARKLIENDVRFVQLFDWGWDGHGTNATDNVEGGLRGKCEISDRPIAALIKDLKMRGLLEETLVVFGAEFGRTPMQENRNGVVMPYMGRDHHLEAYTMWMAGGGVKRGYSHGETDELGYYGVKDRVHVYDLQATILHLMGFDHEKFTYPFQGRNFRLTDTEGKVVKEVIA; encoded by the coding sequence ATGGAAAAGCTGTTAAAAGAATTACAACACGCGGAATTGCACCGGCAAACCCGCCGCCATTTCCTGCAATCGGCCGGTTTTGGACTGGGGGCATTGGGGCTGGGATCATTGCTCGGCTCTTGCGGCTCGTCGAAGGCGGATGCCATAGCCGGCTCGGCCGATCCGCTGGCATCGCCCGGTATCCCGCAATTTGCACCCAAAGCCAAGCGCGTCATTTATATCCACATGGCCGGCGCGCCGTCGCAGCTCGAACTTTTCGACTATAAGCCGGAGCTCGTCAAATACCACGGGAAAGACTGTCCTGCGGAATTTCTGGAAGGCAAAAAGTTCGCATTCATCCAGGGTGTGCCCAAAATGCTGGGGCCACAGGGCCAATTCGGGCAATACGGCCAGTCGGGCGCTTGGCTATCCGATTACGTGCCCTATCTGCAAACGGTCGCGGACGAAATTACTTTCCTGAAAGCGATGCATACCGACCAGTTCAACCACGCTCCGGCTCAGCTGCTCCTGCACACCGGCAGCGCGCGGCTGGGACGCCCTAGCCTGGGCGCCTGGGCAGTGTACGGGCTGGGTTCCGAAAACCGCAACCTGCCGGGCTTCATCGTGCTTGCATCGGGAGGCCGGCAGCCCGACGCGGGCAAAAGCGTGTACGGAAGTGGCTTTCTGCCATCGGTATACCAGGGCGTGCAATGCCGCACCGGCGGCGACCCGGTGCTGTACGTGACCGATCCCAATGGCATGAACAGGAATATCCGCAAGAAAACGATCGAAGCGATCAATGAGATCAACCGGCAGACTTACGAGGACGTGCAGGACCCCGAGATCCTGACGCGGATCAGCCAGTATGAAATGGCTTTCCGAATGCAGATGTCCGTGCCGGAGGTAATGGATGTTTCGAAAGAGCCGCAATTTATTCTCGATATGTATGGAGTGAAAGCAGGCGAAGGCAGCTTTGGTATGAATTGCCTCCTGGCCCGGAAGCTCATTGAAAACGACGTTCGTTTCGTGCAGCTCTTCGATTGGGGCTGGGATGGCCACGGTACCAACGCAACCGACAACGTGGAAGGCGGCCTGCGCGGCAAATGCGAGATTTCCGACCGGCCTATTGCGGCGCTGATCAAGGACCTGAAAATGCGTGGCTTACTGGAAGAAACGCTGGTGGTATTCGGTGCGGAATTCGGACGGACTCCCATGCAGGAAAACCGCAATGGCGTGGTAATGCCCTATATGGGCCGCGACCACCACCTCGAAGCCTACACCATGTGGATGGCAGGCGGCGGCGTGAAGCGCGGATACAGCCACGGCGAAACCGACGAATTGGGCTATTATGGCGTAAAAGACCGCGTCCACGTCTACGATTTGCAGGCAACAATCCTGCATTTGATGGGTTTTGACCATGAAAAATTCACCTATCCGTTCCAGGGAAGGAATTTCAGGCTTACAGACACCGAGGGTAAAGTTGTAAAAGAGGTAATTGCATAA
- a CDS encoding DUF1553 domain-containing protein — MHTRFLIGLVVVAVPVAYFSWVGLSGGGSPLGKKVDYNADVKPILNKHCMGCHGGVKKAGDVSFLFEHEMLEPGKSGKIPVVRGDADASEMIRRILTDDPDEKMPKNGTPLTDDEVDILKQWIDDGAEWETHWAYKKIEKPDVPSLNSFSNLFGLLDKGDKAWAKNEIDHFVAKKLKQEGLKTSPEADRATLLRRVSLDITGLPPTEKEVMDFVNDKSPDAYEKRVDKLLKSPAYGEKWTSMWMDLARYADTKGYESDGGRTMWRYRDYVVKSFNEDKPFDRFTIEQLAGDLLPEKKDAFPKEENVIATGFHRNTMTNNEGGTDDEEFRTAALIDRVNTTWEVWQGTTFACIQCHSHPYDPIPHEDYYKYAAFFNNSRDEDVWDEWPKLRFYKGEDSARFERVKSWVKQYNPQDLEAKTQFMKVVEPKINAHNFEKGDQSTVLVISYYGVKDKGNARIPQVNLTGADNVLMNIGTKAENAVLTLHLDKLDGPVLTTIKVPTRDTVIIAPITKTSGKHDIFLSLHSPKAPEEWVRITWAAFQPALPGSSAPGYQQVVADYATVLTRPTESMPVLWEGKGDFARKTNVFVRGNWMVKGPEVKPDVPKLLAPLPKDASRDRLGLAKWIVSRDNALTGRVVVNRFWEQLFGRGIVETVEDFGSQGAEPSHPELLDWLAVSFMDDYKWSVKKLLKTIVMSATYRQDSRSDNQRKEKDPYNMWLSRGPRVRLSAEQVRDQALACSGLISDKMYGPSVMPPQPDKVWQSPYSGESWVVSEGEDKYRRGVYTYWKRTAPYPSMTTFDAPSREFCQSRRIITNTPLQALVTLNDPVYLEAAEKLASKMKTRGKTPEQQLKEGYRLLTFKAIEPKSLNVLLKVYQDALQEYRQKPSEMDSILIYGKEKSPELAALTVSANVLLNLDNVVTKE, encoded by the coding sequence ATGCATACCAGATTTTTGATCGGTTTAGTGGTAGTGGCCGTGCCGGTAGCATACTTTTCGTGGGTCGGGCTGTCCGGGGGCGGTTCGCCGCTGGGCAAGAAGGTCGATTACAATGCAGATGTGAAGCCGATCCTCAACAAACATTGCATGGGCTGCCATGGCGGTGTGAAAAAGGCCGGCGACGTGAGTTTTCTGTTTGAACACGAAATGCTCGAACCGGGCAAATCGGGCAAAATACCAGTAGTACGCGGCGACGCCGACGCCAGTGAGATGATCCGGCGCATTCTGACGGACGATCCCGACGAGAAAATGCCGAAAAACGGCACGCCCCTCACCGACGACGAGGTGGATATCCTCAAACAGTGGATCGACGATGGTGCCGAATGGGAAACGCATTGGGCCTATAAAAAGATTGAAAAGCCTGACGTGCCCTCGCTGAACAGCTTTTCAAACCTTTTTGGCTTGCTGGATAAAGGCGACAAAGCCTGGGCTAAAAACGAAATCGACCATTTTGTTGCCAAAAAACTGAAACAGGAAGGCCTGAAAACCTCTCCCGAAGCCGACCGTGCGACATTACTCCGGCGGGTAAGTCTGGATATCACCGGCTTACCGCCTACCGAAAAGGAGGTGATGGATTTTGTGAATGACAAATCGCCCGACGCTTACGAAAAAAGGGTGGATAAGCTTCTGAAATCGCCTGCTTACGGGGAAAAATGGACGTCGATGTGGATGGACCTCGCGCGCTATGCCGATACCAAGGGCTACGAAAGCGACGGCGGCCGCACGATGTGGCGCTATCGCGATTATGTGGTCAAATCTTTCAACGAGGACAAGCCTTTCGACCGCTTCACCATCGAACAGCTGGCCGGCGACCTGCTGCCTGAAAAGAAAGATGCCTTCCCGAAAGAAGAAAACGTGATCGCCACCGGCTTCCACCGCAATACCATGACCAATAATGAAGGCGGAACAGACGACGAAGAGTTTCGTACCGCCGCGCTGATCGACCGGGTCAACACCACGTGGGAGGTCTGGCAAGGGACTACATTTGCCTGTATCCAATGCCACAGCCACCCTTACGACCCGATCCCGCACGAAGACTACTATAAATACGCAGCATTTTTCAACAACTCCCGCGACGAGGATGTATGGGACGAATGGCCGAAGCTGCGGTTTTACAAAGGCGAAGACTCGGCACGCTTCGAGCGCGTAAAATCGTGGGTGAAGCAATATAATCCGCAGGATTTGGAAGCGAAAACGCAGTTCATGAAGGTGGTGGAGCCGAAGATCAACGCCCATAACTTCGAGAAGGGCGATCAGTCCACGGTGCTGGTCATTTCCTATTATGGAGTGAAGGACAAAGGCAATGCGCGCATTCCGCAGGTGAACCTCACCGGCGCCGATAATGTGCTGATGAACATCGGTACCAAAGCTGAAAACGCGGTATTGACCTTGCATCTGGACAAACTCGACGGCCCGGTGCTGACGACCATCAAAGTCCCGACGCGCGACACGGTGATCATCGCGCCGATTACGAAAACCAGCGGCAAGCACGACATTTTCCTTTCACTGCATAGTCCAAAGGCACCGGAAGAATGGGTGCGCATTACCTGGGCTGCGTTTCAGCCGGCATTGCCGGGCAGTTCGGCACCCGGTTACCAGCAAGTTGTAGCCGATTATGCAACCGTTTTAACCCGACCTACCGAAAGCATGCCCGTGCTGTGGGAAGGGAAAGGCGATTTTGCAAGAAAAACCAATGTATTCGTCCGGGGTAACTGGATGGTAAAAGGCCCGGAAGTGAAGCCGGATGTGCCCAAACTCCTCGCGCCCCTGCCCAAAGACGCCTCGCGCGACCGGCTGGGCCTCGCGAAATGGATCGTAAGCCGCGACAATGCGCTGACAGGCCGGGTGGTTGTAAACCGTTTCTGGGAGCAGCTTTTTGGAAGGGGCATTGTGGAGACGGTGGAAGACTTCGGATCGCAGGGTGCCGAACCGTCACACCCCGAGCTGCTCGACTGGCTGGCGGTGTCGTTTATGGACGATTACAAATGGAGTGTTAAAAAACTGCTGAAAACAATCGTAATGTCGGCTACCTACCGGCAGGACTCGCGCTCCGACAACCAACGAAAGGAAAAAGACCCGTATAACATGTGGCTCTCCCGCGGCCCGCGCGTACGACTGAGCGCCGAGCAGGTGCGCGACCAGGCCCTGGCTTGCAGCGGACTCATTTCAGATAAAATGTACGGCCCGAGCGTAATGCCGCCTCAGCCAGACAAGGTCTGGCAGTCGCCTTACAGCGGCGAAAGCTGGGTGGTGAGCGAGGGAGAGGACAAATACCGCAGGGGCGTTTATACTTACTGGAAAAGAACGGCGCCGTACCCTTCGATGACTACTTTCGATGCGCCTAGCCGGGAGTTTTGCCAGTCGCGACGGATCATTACCAACACGCCGTTGCAGGCGCTGGTGACGCTGAACGACCCGGTATACCTGGAAGCGGCTGAAAAGCTGGCCTCGAAAATGAAAACGCGCGGAAAAACGCCCGAGCAGCAGCTCAAAGAGGGGTATCGCTTGCTGACCTTCAAAGCGATTGAGCCGAAAAGCCTCAATGTCCTGTTGAAAGTGTACCAGGATGCCTTGCAGGAATACCGGCAGAAGCCCTCGGAAATGGATAGCATATTGATTTACGGAAAAGAAAAATCACCCGAGCTGGCCGCGCTCACCGTTTCGGCGAATGTGCTGCTGAACCTCGATAATGTGGTGACCAAGGAATAA
- a CDS encoding L-rhamnose mutarotase, with protein MAQETVKAFRMQLKPGFEAEYKKRHDEIWPELSGLLKEAGIVEYYIFLDEQTLALFAFQKLGSNDTTANLPGLPIMKKWWDHMADIMDVNPDNSPKAVPCPEVFRL; from the coding sequence ATGGCGCAGGAGACAGTTAAGGCATTCCGGATGCAGCTCAAACCCGGATTCGAGGCAGAATATAAAAAGCGGCACGACGAAATATGGCCGGAGCTGAGCGGGCTCCTCAAAGAGGCGGGCATTGTGGAATACTATATTTTCCTGGACGAACAGACGCTCGCGCTTTTTGCATTTCAAAAGTTGGGCAGTAACGACACCACGGCGAATCTACCGGGGCTGCCCATTATGAAAAAATGGTGGGATCATATGGCCGACATCATGGATGTCAATCCCGACAACTCGCCGAAAGCCGTGCCCTGCCCGGAAGTGTTTCGGTTGTGA